One part of the Malus sylvestris chromosome 2, drMalSylv7.2, whole genome shotgun sequence genome encodes these proteins:
- the LOC126593429 gene encoding uncharacterized protein LOC126593429 isoform X2, with protein MRFKRGSIVEVLSKREMPSGCWCSAKIICGNGHNYTVRYDGYEGNADNAVVERVSRDAIRPCPPSLEVSENLVPGDVIEFLDNFSWKMAAITKVLGKECFLIRPVGSSRQYKVGKFEIRVRQFWQDDKWVVIGKGLNNYENKKHGEFLTPKFNQHSYRKAQKNETLTASSHLKRRSPYLCSQDEAYGGPAEKFRAVEKEGRCLRVIAANFSTFSEQVDVALPGRVQGGKDIRASLNNRKSVLSDVDVERRKPSGDVGRLFSVNLNSNDADGVTCSVGSCSIDSKDFIKLPPPVSASSTEDFDDQFSDAESSFQLRYEEGNSLLPAKEELADEIHRLELHAYRCTIGALHASGPLSWEQEELGQSRRLVALLSSLQR; from the exons ATGAGATTCAAACGAGGGAGCATCGTTGAAGTATTGAGCAAAAGGGAGATGCCTTCAGGCTGCTGGTGCTCTGCTAAGATAATCTGCGGTAACGGCCACAACTACACTGTCAGATATGATGGATATGAGGGTAACGCTGATAACGCCGTTGTGGAGAGGGTATCCAGAGATGCCATCAGGCCTTGCCCACCTTCACTGGAAGTTTCAGAGAATTTGGTTCCTGGTGATGTCATTGAGTTTTTAGACAATTTTTCTTGGAAAATGGCAGCAATTACAAAGGTTTTGGGAAAGGAGTGCTTTTTAATCAGGCCAGTCGGATCCTCCCGGCAATACAAGGTCGGAAAATTTGAAATCCGAGTCAGACAGTTTTGGCAAGATGACAAATGGGTTGTGATTGGAAAG GGTTTGAACAATTATGAGAATAAAAAACATGGTGAATTTTTAACTCCAAAGTTCAATCAACATTCATATCGTAAAGCTCAGAAGAATGAAACGCTGACTGCCTCCTCTCATCTGAAGAGAAGATCACCCTACCTGTGTTCTCAAGATGAAGCATATGGTGGACCTGCTGAGAAGTTTAGAGCTGTTGAAAAAGAGGGAAGGTGTCTCCGAGTAATTGCTGCGAATTTCTCTACATTTTCTGAACAGGTAGATGTTGCTTTACCAGGACGTGTGCAGGGTGGAAAAGATATACGTGCTTCTCTTAACAACAGAAAAAGTGTATTGTCTGATGTGGATGTGGAAAGGAGGAAACCAAGTGGTGATGTTGGGCGTTTGTTTTCTGTGAACCTAAATTCGAATGATGCTGATGGTGTCACATGCTCTGTTGGTAGTTGTAGTATCGATAGCAAAGATTTCATTAAGTTGCCTCCTCCTGTTTCTGCTAGTTCTACTGAAGATTTTGATGATCAGTTTTCCGATGCCGAATCTTCTTTTCAATTGAGATACGAGGAAGGAAACTCTCTCCTTCCTGCTAAAGAAGAATTGGCAGATGAGATCCATAGGTTAGAGTTGCATGCTTACCGTTGCACGATAGGGGCATTACATGCGTCAGGACCTTTAAGTTGGGAACAAGAAGAATTG GGACAAAGTAGGAGGCTTGTCGCCTTGCTTTCAAGTCTCCAAAGATGA
- the LOC126593429 gene encoding uncharacterized protein LOC126593429 isoform X1 — protein MRFKRGSIVEVLSKREMPSGCWCSAKIICGNGHNYTVRYDGYEGNADNAVVERVSRDAIRPCPPSLEVSENLVPGDVIEFLDNFSWKMAAITKVLGKECFLIRPVGSSRQYKVGKFEIRVRQFWQDDKWVVIGKGLNNYENKKHGEFLTPKFNQHSYRKAQKNETLTASSHLKRRSPYLCSQDEAYGGPAEKFRAVEKEGRCLRVIAANFSTFSEQVDVALPGRVQGGKDIRASLNNRKSVLSDVDVERRKPSGDVGRLFSVNLNSNDADGVTCSVGSCSIDSKDFIKLPPPVSASSTEDFDDQFSDAESSFQLRYEEGNSLLPAKEELADEIHRLELHAYRCTIGALHASGPLSWEQEELVTNLRLSLHISNDEHLMELRNLISGDTSIHIR, from the exons ATGAGATTCAAACGAGGGAGCATCGTTGAAGTATTGAGCAAAAGGGAGATGCCTTCAGGCTGCTGGTGCTCTGCTAAGATAATCTGCGGTAACGGCCACAACTACACTGTCAGATATGATGGATATGAGGGTAACGCTGATAACGCCGTTGTGGAGAGGGTATCCAGAGATGCCATCAGGCCTTGCCCACCTTCACTGGAAGTTTCAGAGAATTTGGTTCCTGGTGATGTCATTGAGTTTTTAGACAATTTTTCTTGGAAAATGGCAGCAATTACAAAGGTTTTGGGAAAGGAGTGCTTTTTAATCAGGCCAGTCGGATCCTCCCGGCAATACAAGGTCGGAAAATTTGAAATCCGAGTCAGACAGTTTTGGCAAGATGACAAATGGGTTGTGATTGGAAAG GGTTTGAACAATTATGAGAATAAAAAACATGGTGAATTTTTAACTCCAAAGTTCAATCAACATTCATATCGTAAAGCTCAGAAGAATGAAACGCTGACTGCCTCCTCTCATCTGAAGAGAAGATCACCCTACCTGTGTTCTCAAGATGAAGCATATGGTGGACCTGCTGAGAAGTTTAGAGCTGTTGAAAAAGAGGGAAGGTGTCTCCGAGTAATTGCTGCGAATTTCTCTACATTTTCTGAACAGGTAGATGTTGCTTTACCAGGACGTGTGCAGGGTGGAAAAGATATACGTGCTTCTCTTAACAACAGAAAAAGTGTATTGTCTGATGTGGATGTGGAAAGGAGGAAACCAAGTGGTGATGTTGGGCGTTTGTTTTCTGTGAACCTAAATTCGAATGATGCTGATGGTGTCACATGCTCTGTTGGTAGTTGTAGTATCGATAGCAAAGATTTCATTAAGTTGCCTCCTCCTGTTTCTGCTAGTTCTACTGAAGATTTTGATGATCAGTTTTCCGATGCCGAATCTTCTTTTCAATTGAGATACGAGGAAGGAAACTCTCTCCTTCCTGCTAAAGAAGAATTGGCAGATGAGATCCATAGGTTAGAGTTGCATGCTTACCGTTGCACGATAGGGGCATTACATGCGTCAGGACCTTTAAGTTGGGAACAAGAAGAATTGGTGACGAATCTTCGCCTTTCACTCCATATATCAAATGATGAACATTTAATGGAGCTTAGAAACTTAATTTCTGGAGATACCAGCATTCATATTAGATGA